The following proteins are encoded in a genomic region of Zea mays cultivar B73 chromosome 9, Zm-B73-REFERENCE-NAM-5.0, whole genome shotgun sequence:
- the LOC103639061 gene encoding probable ubiquitin conjugation factor E4, whose amino-acid sequence MAFSSPASARPQRSPDEVEDIILRKILLVSLTPLANPGPAVAYLELTAAELLSESRPLLALRDAAERLLIDRLSLPDPPAGSPTPFAFLVSAFRRAADEARKISTIRDAALRARLAASIAHLRALILSYARIVAGNPDTFPSQPGAQHPAAELLVFLLAEAADPLDPTPGPGAPPPPGFIDEFFSGADYDSIETAMGELYELLRQSVDKVSALGDFQRPLRVLRRLVGIPNCAKALVNHPKWIPKNQIMFIGEGRVMELYSVLGAFFHVSAIRDREFASKPDVGQQCFSEASSRRPADLLSSFTTIKSVMNGLYDGLKDILLTLLKNLDTREKVLEYIAEVINKNASRSGMQVDPLKCASSGMFVNLSAVMLRLCEPFLDNMESKKDKIDVKYLFCNNRIDFKDLTAINASSEEVSSWIESINNEHAQNNASGEARFVESQEATSSGKNSASSQLRCSKKNFSFVCECFFMTSRVLNLGLMKAISDFKHISQQLARFEDDLESNRAVRDQGGGSPQLEQDITRLEKIVEILSQDKLCYEAQILRDGAFLQRALSFYRLMILWSVNLVGGFKMPLPSQCSKEFACIPEHFLDDAMDLLVLTSRIPKALESFVLDDFLSFIIMFMGSTSYIKNPYLRAKMVEVLNCWMPQRSGLSSTASLFEGHQLCLDYLVRNLLKLYVDIEFTGSHTQFFDKFNIRHNIAELLEYLWDVPSHRNAWRQIAKEEEKGVYLNFLNFLINDSIYLLDESLNKILELKEIEAEMTNTVEWERRPAQEREERLRVFHQWENIVRFDMRLANEDVGMLAFTSEQIPAPFLLPEMVERVASMLNYFLLQLAGPQRKSLTVKDPEKYEFKPKQLLKQIATIYVHISRGDKESVFPAAISKDGRAYNDQLFASAANILWKIGGDPKIIQEFMQLAGRAKAAASEAMDAEAILGDIPDEFLDPIQYTLMKDPVTLPSSKVTVDRPVIIRHLLSDSTDPFNRSHLTQDMLIPNTELKLQIEEFVQSQQLRKRTAAVSEIGQADGADDMAE is encoded by the exons ATGGCGTTCTCATCGCCGGCTTCCGCGCGTCCGCAGCGCTCGCCTGACGAGGTGGAGGACATCATCCTCCGCAAGATCCTTCTCGTCTCCCTCACGCCGCTGGCCAACCCCGGGCCCGCCGTCGCCTACCTCGAGCTCACCGCCGCCGAGCTCCTCTCCGAGTCGCGCCCTCTCCTAGCTCTGCGCGACGCCGCCGAGCGCCTCCTTATAGACCGCCTCTCGCTCCCGGACCCGCCCGCCGGGTCTCCGACCCCTTTCGCCTTCCTCGTCTCCGCTTTCCGCCGCGCCGCCGACGAGGCGCGTAAGATCTCCACCATCCGCGACGCTGCTCTCCGGGCGCGCCTCGCGGCCTCCATCGCGCACCTCCGGGCCCTCATTCTCTCCTACGCCCGTATCGTCGCCGGGAACCCCGACACCTTCCCCTCCCAACCCGGCGCGCAACACCCCGCCGCCGAACTCCTCGTATTCCTCCTCGCTGAGGCAGCCGACCCGCTAGACCCCACCCCAGGCCccggggcgccgccgccgcctggcTTCATTGATGAGTTCTTCAGCGGCGCTGACTATGACTCCATCGAGACGGCCATGGGGGAGCTGTACGAGCTTCTTAGGCAGAGCGTCGATAAAGTTTCGGCCCTCGGTGACTTCCAGCGCCCACTGCGGGTGCTCAGGCGGCTTGTGGGGATCCCCAATTGTGCCAAGGCCCTGGTGAACCATCCCAAGTGGATACCAAAGAATCAGATCATGTTCATTGGGGAAGGGAGAGTCATGGAGCTCTACAGTGTCCTTGGAGCCTTCTTCCATgttagtgctatccgagaccgtgAGTTTGCCAGCAAGCCTGATGTCGG GCAACAATGTTTCTCAGAAGCATCTTCACGTCGGCCAGCCGACTTGTTGTCATCATTTACAACAATCAAGAGTGTTatgaatggcttgtatgatggcctTAAGGATATCCTTCTAACCCTCCTAAAAAATTTGGATACTCGAGAAAAGGTTCTTGAGTATATAGcagaagtgataaataaaaacgcATCCAGATCTGGCATGCAG GTAGACCCATTAAAATGTGCAAGTTCAGGTATGTTTGTGAATCTTAGTGCTGTGATGCTCCGTCTATGCGAGCCTTTTTTGGATAACATGGAATCAAAGAAGGATAAGATTGATGTCAAATACCTCTTTTGCAACAATAGAATTGATTTCAA GGATTTGACAGCTATAAATGCGTCTTCAGAAGAAGTCTCATCTTGGATAGAGAGCATAAATAACGAGCATGCTCAAAATAATGCCAGTGGAGAGGCTCGTTTTGTGGAATCACAGGAAGCCACAAGCTCTGGCAAAAATAGTGCATCTTCACAACTTCGGTGCTCAAAGAAGAACTTCTCATTTGTTTGCGAATGTTTCTTCATGACCTCAAGGGTACTTAATCTCGGTTTGATGAAAGCTATATCAGACTTCAAACATATTTCTCAG CAACTTGCAAGGTTTGAAGATGATTTGGAGTCAAACAGAGCAGTCAGAGATCAGGGAGGGGGTTCACCACAGCTTGAACAAGATATAACTCGTTTGGAGAAGATTGTCGAGATTTTATCACAGGACAAATTATGTTATGAAGCTCAGATACTACGA GATGGTGCATTCCTTCAACGAGCATTATCTTTCTACAGATTAATGATTCTGTGGTCAGTTAATCTAGTTGGCGGTTTTAAGATGCCTTTGCCATCACAATGCTCCAAGGAGTTTGCTTGCATTCCAGAACATTTTCTTGACGATGCAATGGATTTACTTGTTCTAACCTCTAGAATTCCAAAGGCTTTGGAAAGCTTTGTATTG GATGACTTCCTCAGCTTCATAATTATGTTCATGGGAAGCACATCTTACATTAAGAATCCTTACCTAAGAGCAAagatggttgaagttttgaattgCTGGATGCCGCAAAGAAG TGGCTTGAGTTCTACAGCCTCGTTGTTTGAGGGGCACCAACTGTGTCTTGACTATCTTGTTAGAAATCTTCTAAAGCTTTATGTGGATATTGAATTCACTGGTTCCCATACACAA TTTTTTGACAAGTTTAACATTCGACATAATATTGCTGAGCTTCTGGAGTATTTATGGGATGTCCCCAGTCACCGAAACGCATGGAGACAA ATAGCTAAAGAGGAGGAAAAGGGTGTATACTTAAATTTTCTTAACTTTCTCATCAATGATAGCATCTATCTTCTTGATGAGAGCTTGAACAAAATTTTGGAACTGAAAGAAATAGAGGCTGAAATGACTAACACTGTTGAGTGGGAGCGCAGACCTGCTCAAGAAAGAGAGGAGCGGCTCCGTGTATTTCATCAATGGGAAAAT ATTGTTCGATTTGACATGAGGCTAGCCAATGAGGATGTTGGGATGCTTGCATTCACCTCGGAACAAATTCCAGCACCTTTCCTTCTCCCTGAAATG GTGGAAAGGGTCGCGAGCATGCTTAATTACTTCCTCTTGCAACTTGCTGGTCCCCAGAGGAAATCTTTGACTGTAAAGGATCCAGAGAAGTACGAGTTCAAGCCGAAGCAGCTGTTGAAACAG ATTGCCACCATCTATGTCCATATCTCAAGGGGCGACAAGGAATCTGTCTTCCCAGCTGCAATCTCGAAAGATGGCAGAGCATACAACGATCAG TTGTTTGCTAGTGCAGCTAATATTCTGTGGAAGATTGGGGGTGATCCCAAAATCATACAGGAGTTTATGCAGCTTGCTGGTAGGGCAAAAGCTGCTGCTTCTGAAGCTATGGATGCTGAGGCAATCCTTGGGGACATTCCAGACGAATTCCTGGATCCAATTCAG TACACTCTGATGAAAGATCCTGTGACACTGCCATCATCGAAGGTCACAGTGGATCGGCCCGTAATTATCAGGCATCTGCTGAGTGATTCT ACGGATCCATTTAACCGCTCCCACCTCACTCAAGACATGCTGATACCAAACACGGAGCTCAAGTTGCAGATCGAGGAATTTGTCCAGTCCCAGCAGTTGAGAAAGCGAACTGCTGCGGTGTCAGAGATTGGCCAAGCGGATGGTGCTGATGATATGGCCGAATGA